The following nucleotide sequence is from Sulfurovum sp. UBA12169.
CTCGCTTTGTGTGACTTTGCTATCATAAAAGGGAGGATTGGAAACAATAAAATCAAATTTTTCATCCAAAGACAACATTACAAAATCTCCCAAATAGGCATTTACGTTTATGCTATTCACAAAATAATTATGCCTAGCATAAACAAGCATCTTTTCTTGCTTGTCAATAACGCTTGTTTTTATTGGAAAATCTCTGCTCAAAAGCAAGGAGATAATTCCCGCTCCGCATCCTACATCCAAAAGCGCTCCCCTCGGAGAGAATGAAGAGATAAAATCGTATAAAAATATTGAATCACTATTGTAGCAGTAACCGCTGCTTGGCTGGTAGAGTAACAAATAAAAAACCTTTTTAACATAATTAAACTTACCTATTTTTGTCCCAAACCCGTTCTCAAACCAAATCAAACAACGATGCGGCCAGGAGAATCATGTCTATTGAGTATTTAAACAGTAGCAGATTTTACACTAATTTCAGTATAATCGCGGTTATGAATGAAAAGTTAGACTTACTCTATCCTCCGTCAACGGATTTTTCGATGCTGGATTATGATTGCGCCTATATTCCGGGAAATTCTGTGCGTATGAACTATAAGTATGTTCCCCATGCAAGCAAAGCGTTTGCGACTGCCGTTATTGAAAGGGGATGGAGGCGTTTTGGAAAATACTATTTTCACCCCATATGCAATGGGTGCAACGAATGCAAAAGCATACGTATCAATGTGCATGATTTCCACTATAGCAAATCACAAAAAAAAGTAATCAAACGCAATAAAGAAACAGAGATACTCGTCCAAAAACCCACCCTGACATCATCGCATATTGCCCTTTACAATAAATATCATTCCCATAAACACCATAAAGACGGTTGGCAGCACCGCAATATCTCTCAGCGGGAATATTATGAAAATTTTGTTGAAGGTGCGCATGATTTTGGAAAAGAGGTTCTCTATGTGAGAGAGGGCAAACTTATCGGAGTGGATCTGATCGATATCCTTGATGACGGGATCAGCGCAATCTATTTCTATTATGATCCTGACTATGCCGATCTTTCTTTGGGAACATACTCGTTGCTGTATCAGATCAAACTCGCCAAGATTCTTGATCTTCCATGGATCTATCTGGGATACTGGGTTGATGGATGCAAAGCGTTTGCTTATAAACCAAAATTCAAACCCCAAGAGATACTTGACGGATTTCCTGATGTAACCGTAAATCCTCATTGGAAACACTGGAATATCAATAATACGCAATAAATTAGTGGCTATTTATACTGTTTTCTACACCATTTGAAAAATAATCTGTCCGGGTCGATACGCTTGTCAATCTCTTTTGCATCAAGGATATAATCAGCCAACCATTTTCCCATCAAAGGTCCAAAAACGAATCCCCTGCCGCCAAAACCACTGCAGATATACAGATTTTCCAAATATCTGAGTTTAGGTGTGGCACCCCGAATGATATCCGGATAAGCTTCAAGCATAAAAGGCACATCGATAACCCTGCCTACCAATGGAAAATAATCTCTGCTTCCTGCTCTCATTCCGCATACTGTTTTAACAAGATCCATATCCGAAGTATCGACTAGGGCAGAAGCTTTCTCTTTTAGCCCCAATGCCTGCTCGTCCTCGCAAACAATCGGTTTCTTGATATTTTTTTCATGGGTGGCACCCAGTCTGATGATTCCGTTCATGTTTGCCGAAACCGACATAGACTGGTGCATGCTGACTTTAAGTGAAAGGTTTGAACTAAAATCCCCCCTTGTCCCCCAGGTTCCTTTCGTCCCCATATAACGCATATCAAAAAGCCTATTTTCATAGCCTGTGGCCAAAACTGCATTTTTAGCCCGATGTTCCCCCGCCTGCCACACGCCATGTTCAAAAACAAGCTCTTCGGCTTCATCTTGAATGTACGCTATGCCTTTCAAAAGTGCATGGCACATATCAGGCGCATCACACACACCCGCATCAGGGAAAAAGAAACTCTCCAATGGAGTTTTGATACCCAGTGCCCTCAATTTTTCTCCACGAAAATGTGTATAACGGTTTTCATTGGATGGCTCATAAAGGGGAAACTTTGCTGCATCTTCTTCATCCTTAGGAATGCGCACAACACCGCTTTGATGATAAAAAGCAGGAAAATACTCAAGATAAAAGTTTGTGGCAAACTCAAAGGCTTCATTGGTTAGAGATTGAAGCGGTCCGCCTTTGCCTATCTTGGGAGAGACAAAAGCCCCTGCCGCTCCCGAACCTCCTGATGCAATGCCATTTTTATCCATAACCAATACCTTCTGCCCTTTTTGTGAAAGGAAATAGGCAGCAGAAGAACCTGCGATACCACCTCCAATGACAATGGTATCATACGTTATTGGCATTAAATAGTGATCTCTTTAATATCTGCAATATCTTTGAATGTTTTATAAACAGAACCTATCATGTGCTGTCTATTGATTCTAAGAGCAGTCTCTTCGGTATTAACCATTACATCATCAAAGTAAGCATCAAGCTCTCTCTTGAGGCTAAAAAGCGCGTCAAGACGCTGTGAGTAGTCGCTAAATGTACCGTTGAGCACTTTCTCGTACGCATTGTAGAGTGACACTTCCGCTTCTTCTTTAAAAAGTGCAACATCCACACTCAAGTCATCTTCCAGGTTTAATTCTTTAGAAATATTTGCCACACGCTTAAAGGTGCTAAACTGCTCTTTAAAAAATTCGCTTGAGACAACCCTGTTAAGCGCAGCTATTTTTTTGGCTATTTCATTGATATCTCTTTCTCCGGATGCCAATACCGCTGCGATCACTGAAGGATTGGCATCGAATGATTTGTTGATACGTTCGATGATAAAATCGCTTAGCATTTTCGTATCAAAATCTGCGTATTCATTTTTAAGCAACGTAATGATATCTTCGATATGAAAACTTAAATCATAAGCCGTAACAATTCTTATTATACCGTTAACTGCACGACGCAACGCAAAAGGATCTTTGGATCCCGTAGGGATTTTTCCGATGCTAAAGAGTCCAAAAAGCGTATCAAGTTTAATAGACATCGCTACAATGGCAGAAAAGATGGAGCCGGGAAGCTCTGCGCCTTCGCCTACAGGCATGTACTGCTCCTTGATTGCCGTATAGACCAGTTCCTTTTCTCCGAGCGCTTTTGCATAGTAATATCCCATCAGTCCCTGAAGCTCGGTAAATTCATATACCATTTCACTCATAAGATCTGCTTTGGCCAGACTAATGGCTTTATCCATCTCTTTTTCAAGTACAATATTGTTTTTTCCTGTCTGTGCCTCTACTTTTTCCATATAAAGGCCCAGCAAACGCATCGCAATATGTTTTTCTCTTACGATCTTGTCCTTCAATGTCCCCAATCCGTCTATAAACTGCACCTTTTCCAATCCGGCCGTACTGAGACCTTTTTTAAGATCATTTCCATAAAAGAAAAGCCCATCAGAGAGCCTTGGCTTAAGAACACGTTCATTTCCTGCTATCACTTTGCTGTAATCATCAGTATACGCGTTGCTTACCACAACGAACTTGTTGGCGATTCTTCCGTTTTCAAAAACCGGAAAATACCGCTGATGCTCTTTCATGGATGTGATGATAACTTCGGGAGGAAGTTCTAAAAAAAGCTTATCAAACGTACCCAGTAAGGCTTTAGGATTTTCTGTGATAGCAACTACTTCATCCAGCAATGCTTCATCCCGCTCTATAAAAACATGATACTCTGATTCTAATGCATCAAACTGATTAAGTATTCTCTCTTTTCTGCTCTGAGGATAAAGTACAACTCCGCTACGTGCAAGAATCTCTTCGTATTCGTTTATATTGGGCACCTCGACAGCCTCTTGGTTGACCATCCGGTGCACAAACGTTTTGGTATCTGATCTGACACCAAACAGTTCAACAGGTACGGATTTTTCTCCCAGTCTCGCCTGAATCCATCTGATGGGGCGGATAAATTCATCACTTCTGCTCCCCCATCGCATCATTTTTCCAAATGCCATCGAAAAGATCCATTTTTTTATCATCTCTTCAAGAAGCAAAGCAGTCGGGACACCCTTCTCTTCTTTTTTAAAATACAATACGCCCCTGCCATTGCTTTCTATCTGTTTCAGCTCAGATATACTCACACCGCATTTGCGTGCAAATCCCTCGGCTGCACCTGTAGGCTTGCCCTCTTTAAAAGCAGCCGCGAGAGGAGGACCCATGAGTTCGATTAGGCTGTCTTCTTGCTTGAGGGCTATTGCTTTATGGTTTAATACCAATCTTCTGGGGGTATAGATAAATTCAAAATCACAGTCTAATCTATACTCTTCAAGTATCGTTTTCCAAGAATTTTCAATAGTTGAAACAATCTTAAGCAGTGGTATAGCGGGTAATTCTTCTACACCGATTTCTATGAGTAGCGGTTGTGTCATTTTGGACAATCCTATGAAAGTTTAAATAGGCATTATTTTATCCAAGAGTTAGTAAAGAGGGGGTTAATCTTTCTCGCCAGGGTCATCTAGCATGTCTATTCTTCTTCCCTCGTCATCAAATTTGCTTTTATAGTAGTTTTTCACGATACCAAAGGTAATAAAAACAAAAATTATTACTGCAGCAACATACACTATATCTCCGAACGACATCATTTCTCCTTTAAGCTGTTAGCAATGGTAATCTTTTTAAATCCCTCATAATTTTGACGCAAGGCTTCATAAGTGATGATCCCTACACTGATGCCAAGATTCAAACTTCTTCCTTCGCCGCCCATCGGGACTGTGATGCACTGCTTTGGATTTTTAAGCAATACTTTTTCGTCGATTCCTTTGGTTTCTGACCCAAAAAGAATAAAATCCCCTTTTTTGAATGTTGCATTAAAATAAAGATTGTCTGTTTTTGTTGTAGCCAAATGCATATGCTCATCCACCGGATGCGCTGCAAGAAAATCAGAGAAACACTCCCACACCACCAGATCCAATTTGTCCCAATAATCCAGCCCTGCTCTTTTGACGGCCTTGTCATCAATATCAAAACCAAGAGGCTTAACCAGATGCAGCGTCGCACCAAGATTGACGCAAAGTCTGCCTATGGTGCCTGTATTGGGCGGGATTTGTGGCTCTACAAGTACAATATTGAACATTTAAAAAACTACCGTTTTATTGCCGTTTACAAAGACTCTGTCGCTCAACACCAAAGAGAGCGCACGCGAAAGAACGATTTTCTCCACATCGCGCCCTGCACGCTGCATATCCCTCCATTCAAACCGGTGACTTACAGCAATCACGTCTTGGGCGATAATGGGGCCTTCATCCAGATCATTTGTCACATAATGCGCTGTCGCGCCAATAATCTTCACACCTCTTTCAAATGCTTGTTTATAGGGATTGGCGCCGATAAATGCGGGCAAAAAAGAGTGGTGAATATTAATGATTTTTTGCCCATATGCCTCCACAAATAAAGGGGTTAGGATTCTCATATATTTTGCAAGAACGATATAGTCAAATTCAAATTCATTCACCAGCTTCATCACATGTCTTTCATGCTCTTCTCTTTCAAGTCCCTCTGCAGGCACATGGAAAAAAGGAATATCAAATCTTCTCACCAGCTCTTCGAGGATATCGTGGTTTGAAATCACACACTCTATTTCCGCATCCAGCTCCCCGTCGGCATACTTAATGAGAATATCCCCAAGCGCATGAGATTCTTTGGTAACCATCAGTATAATTTTTTTTGGTTTGGGCTCTATCACCCTTACATTCGCATCATTAGGAATAGCCTCTTTTAACGCGGCACTCAACTCTTGCACATCAAACATTCCGCTCACAACCGAACGCATAAAAAATTTTTCTATCTCTTTGTCAACAAACTCTTGGTTGTTGTCTATATTGAGATTTCGATCATAAAAAACTTTGCTTATCTTGTAAACAAGTCCTTTTTCATCGCGGCAATCGATCAAAACCCTGGCTTTTTTTTCCATTCTGCACTCTTGTATTTAAAATTGCGCCATTATACCAACTTTTCTCTAAGGTCATCTCGTTTAGAGTTTATCTTGCGGCGTCCTCGCTTTGTAGCCAATATCAATCTCCATCAAATTAAATATATATCCGCTTGCCCTTAAAGATCTCTTGTTATTTTTTCTGCCTGATATCGGTAAATAACGGGATGTGCATCAAGACAATTCCCCGACAAACCTGCTTTTTGGCAAAGAGAACCAAAAAAATCATCAAAATGAGGCAACTGCTCCCATACAGACGGCAAATAGGTCGCCTGATAATTTCCTTGCTTTAAAATAACTCCGTCTGTTTTGGGGCGGATAATTTGGCGCAAAGATTTTTTGTCGGCGTAAGAAACTTCTTTGGGAGAAGTAAGAAGAGAGATTTCCAATTCTATTTTATCAAACTCCTCTACACCCAGAGGCAAAAATCTCGGATCACTGAATGCTGCGGCTTTGGCATTATAAATGACGTCCTCTATCAAAGGCCGATGAGCTATGATCGAGCCAATGCATCCTCTAAGCCTATGATTTTCATTAAGTGTGACAAAAACCGCTCCATATTCTTGAAGCCAAGGATACTGTGCAATCCATTTGTTTTTGTCTATTTGTTGTTGTCTGCCTGCAAATTCTTCTTCGATAGCCTCTAGGGCAATATCCAATAATATTCTTTTATCCATATTCCTATCCTGCTTTTTATTTTTGAAATCTTAAAATACTCTTAAAAATTATACTCCCTTTTTGGTGTAAAAAGCAATCTCTTTTTCTATTCTTTTGGCTAACTCCTCTCCCAACTCCTTACCCAGAAAACCCTCATCTAGCAATAGTTTTGCTGTTGTCGCAGGCTTAAATGGTTTTTCCCAAACGCCAAGTGCCCGAGCCAAAGAAACCACGCGAGGATCATAATTTCCCAAATACTGGATAATTCCTTCTTTTAGGGCCATACGCAATACAAATCCAACATCTACCGCAGAAGGCAAAAGTGGAAGCCGGCTTACTTTTTTGTAATAACATTTAGGAACGCCCAATAGTTTTAATACGTGCTCTATGTCAGTTTTGAGATATTTTCTAGCAATAAAAAGAAAATAATAGGGTCGCAGCGCCTCTTGAAAATACTTTTGCCCATTTTGCAGTTCTTTGCTCCACGATATAAACGTTTTTTGATCTATCTTTTCGTTAAAAAGTTTTTTCGCAATCCCCAGCGCAAACAAGTAGTAAAGCCCGTAATGCAGATAGGTGCCTTTAAACATTTTTTCAAATTCCAAAAAGATACGCTCTTTGGGAAGATCCTCCAGCGAAATATTTTGGCACAAATTGCAACTTTTTTTTTCTACCTTAAAGCCAAGACGTGCCGCAAACTGCATTGCACGCAGCACCCTCAAGCTGTCTTCAGCAAAGCTTTTTTCATCAACCACTTTAAGATGTTTTTGCCGCAAGTCTTCCAGTCCGTTCCAAAAATCAAGGATCTGCTCCTTTTCAATATCATACATCAATGCATTAATGGTAAAATCTCTTCGTCTCGATGCTTCTCTCTCGCCGCTGGCCAACACAACACGAAAGCCTTTATGTCCTTTGCCCGATTTCGTCTCTTTTCGAGGCAAAGAGATATCCAGATTGTGAAATTTATAAACAAAAAAGTTTTTGCCTACGCCTTCTGCCCCCAAATTTATCATTGCTTTTTCAAACTCTTCTATGGAGATATTAAAACATTCAATATCATAATCTTGACAATCACGCCCAAGCAGTCTGTCGCGTACAGCACCGCCGACAATATAGCATTTAGCATGACAGTTGTGCATTAAATATTGAGTGGCCGTTTGTATATGCCGGAGTGTATCAGAAGAGGTTTGAGAGAAGAAATTTGAAAAAGATGTGGTAGTGGGCATAGATGACCCCTTTATCATTCTCTAGCCATGGTCATAAATGATAACCGGCCGGCCGGGCTTCTTGACAAAGAACCCCGGCATTGGACCCTTTTAGCGGGCCGTTACAGAACGCACCTTAGCAAGAAATGCTATCTTGAGGCATAATCAGCTATGATGTCGCCCATTTCACTGCAAGTGCAGATCTCTTTGGCATCATAATCTCCGATGTCAGCCGTTCTGTATCCTTCGCTCAATGCTTTCTTGATCGCTTCATCGATCTTATCGGCCGCCTTGCTTTCATTGAGCGCATAACGAAGCATCATGCTTGCACTGGAGATGGTCGCAAGCGGATTGGCAATCCCCTGTCCGGCGATATCCGGCGCAGAACCATGAATCGGTTCAAAAAGCCCTACTCCTTTGCCTATACTTGCGCTAGGCAAAAGACCGATGGAACCGCTTAGCATACTCGCTGCATCCGAAAGAATGTCACCAAAAATATTTCCTGTCAAGATAACGTCAAACTGTTTTGGGTCACGAATAAGCTGCATAGCCGCATTATCTACATACATATGAGAAAGCTCCACTTCAGGATAATCTTTAGCTACCTCTTCAACGATCTCTCTCCAAAACTGGCTCACTTCAAGCACGTTGGCTTTATCTACCGAACAAATACGTTTATTGCGTTTCATAGCTATGTCAAATGCTACAATTGCGATGCGCTTTACCTCTTCTCTCGTATACCGCATCGTATTGAAAGCTTCATTTTCATGAAGCTCTCTTGGCTGGCCAAAGTAGATACCGCCGGTAAGTTCACGCACAACCATAATATCCACCCCTTTGATCACAGAGGGTTTCAAACTTGAAGCATTGACCAATTCATCATAAACAATTGCCGGACGAAGATTTGCAAAGGTTCCCATCTCTTTACGAAGCCCCAAAAGACCTGTTTCCGGACGAAGATGTCTTTCAAGTTTGTCCCATTTAGGTCCGCCGATTGCACCAAAAAGCACAGCATCACACTTCTTGACCCCCTGAATCGTCTCATCAGGAAGAGGTACGCCTGCCTCATCTATCGCCGCACCGCCGAGCAACATCTCTTCATACTTAAGATTAAACCCTTGTGCAACCGACACAGCATCAAGCACTTTGATCGCTTCGTCCACAATTTCAGGGCCTATTCCATCGCCTTTAATGATACCTATTTTATAACTTTTCATTTATTACGCCTTTGCTTTTCTAATCTCTTCTTTGGCAAATTCTATCAATCCGCCTGCATTGACAAGTTCTTGCATAAAATCAGGAATGGAAGAAAATTTATATGTTTTTGCCTGTGTAACATTGATGACTTCCCCCGCATTCATATCGATTCTCACCACATCTCCTTCATTGATCTCTTCGGCTTCTTTAAGCTCAAAGATAGGAAGCCCCATATTGAACGCATTTCTATAAAAAATACGTGCAAATGTAGGCGCAATGACGGCATTAACTCCTGCTGCCTTCAGCGCAATAGGCGCATGTTCTCGGCTTGAGCCGCAACCAAAATTTTCTCCCGCAACAATGATATCTCCCTCTTTCATCTTGGAAACAAACTCAGGATCTGCATCTTCCATAACATGTTTTGCCAATTCGCTTGGCTCGCTTGTGTTGAGATATCTTGCCGCGATAATAAGATCTGTATCGATATTATCACCAAATTTCCAAACTTTACCTTGCAAAACTATTCCTTTTTTTCTAATTTTATTCAGGAGCATTTCGTTTTCTCTTTCAACAAGAACAGACAAAATTGCTTAATTGTTTATTGTCTGCCAAAGCTTTGCTTTCACGCCGAAACACAAAACAACTCTGTTTCCCCGGAAGAAAGAGTAAAAATTTTTGCGATTATAGCCGAAAAAATAAAATTTATCAAATTTAACTCACTTTTTAATTAAATTTGGGTATAATCCACCTTAAATTATTCTTAACTTAAATATAACCTCACCCAATCAAGGATCTCCATGTCAGTAAAAGACGGTATAAAAAACGTAGAAACACTATTTAGTTCCAAGAAAAAAGGCGATGTCATCACTCTTGAAAACATTGCAAAAGAATTCGGCAAACAAATCACACTCGCTCAGGCAAAAAAAATTCAAAAACTTGCAGCCGATACAAAAGTAGAAATTATTTCTGCCTCAGAACATGCCAAATATATTACCTCCAAAGAGGCGCAAAAAAAAATAGACGACAGAAAAAAGCTTTCACAGTCTGATGCCGAAGATGAATTTGATCTCCATAAAGAAAAAGAACTTCTCGAATGGAGCCGTTCAGACAGCCCTGTAAGAATGTACTTGCGCGAAATGGGCAAAATCCCTCTGCTTACAAAAGATGAAGAGATCGATTTAAGTATACGTATTGAAGAAGGAGAAGAAATCATTATCGATGCAATCTGTTCGGTTCCCTATCTCATCCAATATATTTTAAACTATAAAGAACCACTTTTAAATCGTGAAAGACGGGTAAAAGAGCTTTTTAAGAGTTTTGAAGATGAAAAAGGCGATTCGGATAATGATGAAGACGACAGCGACGATGAAGATACGGAAGCAGAAGAAAGAGAAGAAGGCGTACCCAAAAACGACAAAAGAGTCATGCAGGTCGTAGACAGCTTTAAACAACTCGAAAAAGCCAAAAAAGAGTGGATGAAATCGCGTGATGAACTTTTTAAAGTACTGCAATCCCAAACGGATGAAGACATCATTCTGCATGAACGTCTTAAGGTGGCATTCAAAAAAGAACAACTCAAGTCAGCGCTGCTTAACCTTGGGCCTACAAGCAAACTTATCAATGAGCTTGTCAAGGCGATGGAAACAGCACTCAAATCTGATGACAGTTTCGATAAAGAGCTTAAACGATTGGAATACAAACTTCCGCTTTTTAATGATACACTTAAAAAAAACCATCAAAAAATCTTAAACAATATCATCAATATGGACAAAGACGACATTATCAATGCTGTGCCTGAAACTACTATGGTGAGTACGTATGTCGAAATCAAAAAACTGTTCGAAACCAGAGAAGCAAGCAAGGGCGGATTTGATTTGAGCGAAGAAAAGCTTCAGGAGATTCTCAATCAAATCCGCCAAGGCAAAGCCATCAGCGAAAAAGCCAAAACGCGTATGGCAAAATCAAATCTTCGATTGGTTGTTTCTATCGCCAAACGCTATACCAACCGCGGACTTCCGTTTCTTGATCTTATTCAAGAAGGCAATATCGGATTGATGAAAGCCGTAGATAAATTTGAATATGAAAAAGGTTACAAATTTTCAACCTATGCCACATGGTGGATCCGTCAAGCAATCAGCCGTGCCATTGCAGATCAAGCGCGAACGATCCGTATCCCTATCCATATGATAGAAACTATCAACCGCATCAATAAAATCATCCGTAAATACCTTCAAGAAACAGGAAAAGAGCCTGATCTTGATACGATCGCTAAAGAGGTGGGGCTCTCCGTAGATAAAGTCAAAAATGTCATCAAGATCACCAAAGAACCTGTGAGCCTCGAAACGCCGGTGGGAGACGAAGATGATGGCAGATTTGGCGACTTTATCGAAGACAAAACAACACTCAGCCCAACCGATGTTGTACTCAAAGATGACCTTAACTCCCAAATCGATGATGTGCTTGACCAACTCAACGAAAGAGAAAAAGCTGTCATACGCATGCGCTTTGGACTGCTTGAAGACGAGAGTGACAGAACGCTTGAAGAGATCGGCAAAGAACTCAATGTTACACGCGAAAGAGTTCGTCAAATCGAATCTTCTGCGATCAAGAAACTCAAACACCCCAAAGTGGGCAGAAAACTGAAAAACTACATTGAAGAGTAAACGGTGAACCGTCCTCGTTTTTTTGTTCTTATTATAGGCACAGAGATACTCAATCAAAGAAGAGCGGACAAACATTTTGATTTTATGGCAAATGCGTTGGCCAAAAGGGGAGAAAAACTCTCCGGCTCTTTTGTTATCGAAGATGATCCTGTATTGATCACGCAAACCATTAAATTTATAGCATCTCAGCCCCATAGCGTTCTTTTTAGTTTTGGAGGCATCGGTTCAACTCCGGATGACCATACAAGAAAATGTGCCGCTGCCGCATTGAGAGACGGCTCGATTTTAGTCCATGAAGAAGCCAAGAAGATCATAGAGACCACATTGGGGGACAAAGCCTACCCCTATCCTATCCGTATGGCAGAACTTCCAAGGGGTGCAAAACTTCTTGATAATCCCATCAATAAAATGCCCGGCTTTTCATTGGATGACCGGTATTTCTTTATGCCTGGTTTTCCGCAAATGAGCCATCCCATGGCAGAAGAAATACTCATAAAATTTCTTCCCAAGAAACAAACCTATTATCGCTACACACTCACTGCACTCTGCAGAGAAAACGAACTGATTGAGGTGATGGAAAAAATGCCAAAAGGCGTAGAGCTTTCTTCTTTGCCCAAACTTTACAGTGATGGTCCGCGTGTTTGCATCTCTATAGCATCCTACGACGATGCATTAGCAAAAGAAGCATTTGAAATGTATATCCGCGCACTTGATAAAAAAAAGATTTCTTACGGTTTTCACGATGAACCCAATTTTTCCTAATACATGAATTACTTAAAGACACTTAAGCATCCCGTTGTCGGGAGACTCTCTTTTATCCAGTTGATCTCCTATTTTGGTACCTGGTTTTCACAGGTTGCCATCTTTTCTATGCTTGTCGGATTTGGTGCAGATGAGATCACTATTGCCATAACTGCAGCAGCGAGCATGCTTCCTGCAGTTATTTTGGCTCCACTTACCGGCATTATAATTGACAGGATAGACTTTAAGAAACTCATGTTCCTGCTTTTGATTGTAGAGATAGTTATGACACTTTGTTTTATGGCCATTAACTCGCTGGAGTATGTCTGGATTTTAATGCTGCTGATCTTTACACGTTCTGCCGCAGCCTCCATGCTTTTTTCTGCCGAGATGACTCTTTTTTCCAAAATTCTTGAAGGCAAAATGCTTAAAAAT
It contains:
- the leuB gene encoding 3-isopropylmalate dehydrogenase, with protein sequence MKSYKIGIIKGDGIGPEIVDEAIKVLDAVSVAQGFNLKYEEMLLGGAAIDEAGVPLPDETIQGVKKCDAVLFGAIGGPKWDKLERHLRPETGLLGLRKEMGTFANLRPAIVYDELVNASSLKPSVIKGVDIMVVRELTGGIYFGQPRELHENEAFNTMRYTREEVKRIAIVAFDIAMKRNKRICSVDKANVLEVSQFWREIVEEVAKDYPEVELSHMYVDNAAMQLIRDPKQFDVILTGNIFGDILSDAASMLSGSIGLLPSASIGKGVGLFEPIHGSAPDIAGQGIANPLATISSASMMLRYALNESKAADKIDEAIKKALSEGYRTADIGDYDAKEICTCSEMGDIIADYASR
- a CDS encoding glycine--tRNA ligase subunit beta, with amino-acid sequence MTQPLLIEIGVEELPAIPLLKIVSTIENSWKTILEEYRLDCDFEFIYTPRRLVLNHKAIALKQEDSLIELMGPPLAAAFKEGKPTGAAEGFARKCGVSISELKQIESNGRGVLYFKKEEKGVPTALLLEEMIKKWIFSMAFGKMMRWGSRSDEFIRPIRWIQARLGEKSVPVELFGVRSDTKTFVHRMVNQEAVEVPNINEYEEILARSGVVLYPQSRKERILNQFDALESEYHVFIERDEALLDEVVAITENPKALLGTFDKLFLELPPEVIITSMKEHQRYFPVFENGRIANKFVVVSNAYTDDYSKVIAGNERVLKPRLSDGLFFYGNDLKKGLSTAGLEKVQFIDGLGTLKDKIVREKHIAMRLLGLYMEKVEAQTGKNNIVLEKEMDKAISLAKADLMSEMVYEFTELQGLMGYYYAKALGEKELVYTAIKEQYMPVGEGAELPGSIFSAIVAMSIKLDTLFGLFSIGKIPTGSKDPFALRRAVNGIIRIVTAYDLSFHIEDIITLLKNEYADFDTKMLSDFIIERINKSFDANPSVIAAVLASGERDINEIAKKIAALNRVVSSEFFKEQFSTFKRVANISKELNLEDDLSVDVALFKEEAEVSLYNAYEKVLNGTFSDYSQRLDALFSLKRELDAYFDDVMVNTEETALRINRQHMIGSVYKTFKDIADIKEITI
- a CDS encoding polynucleotide adenylyltransferase, which produces MIKGSSMPTTTSFSNFFSQTSSDTLRHIQTATQYLMHNCHAKCYIVGGAVRDRLLGRDCQDYDIECFNISIEEFEKAMINLGAEGVGKNFFVYKFHNLDISLPRKETKSGKGHKGFRVVLASGEREASRRRDFTINALMYDIEKEQILDFWNGLEDLRQKHLKVVDEKSFAEDSLRVLRAMQFAARLGFKVEKKSCNLCQNISLEDLPKERIFLEFEKMFKGTYLHYGLYYLFALGIAKKLFNEKIDQKTFISWSKELQNGQKYFQEALRPYYFLFIARKYLKTDIEHVLKLLGVPKCYYKKVSRLPLLPSAVDVGFVLRMALKEGIIQYLGNYDPRVVSLARALGVWEKPFKPATTAKLLLDEGFLGKELGEELAKRIEKEIAFYTKKGV
- a CDS encoding FAD-dependent oxidoreductase — translated: MPITYDTIVIGGGIAGSSAAYFLSQKGQKVLVMDKNGIASGGSGAAGAFVSPKIGKGGPLQSLTNEAFEFATNFYLEYFPAFYHQSGVVRIPKDEEDAAKFPLYEPSNENRYTHFRGEKLRALGIKTPLESFFFPDAGVCDAPDMCHALLKGIAYIQDEAEELVFEHGVWQAGEHRAKNAVLATGYENRLFDMRYMGTKGTWGTRGDFSSNLSLKVSMHQSMSVSANMNGIIRLGATHEKNIKKPIVCEDEQALGLKEKASALVDTSDMDLVKTVCGMRAGSRDYFPLVGRVIDVPFMLEAYPDIIRGATPKLRYLENLYICSGFGGRGFVFGPLMGKWLADYILDAKEIDKRIDPDRLFFKWCRKQYK
- a CDS encoding AMMECR1 domain-containing protein; amino-acid sequence: MDKRILLDIALEAIEEEFAGRQQQIDKNKWIAQYPWLQEYGAVFVTLNENHRLRGCIGSIIAHRPLIEDVIYNAKAAAFSDPRFLPLGVEEFDKIELEISLLTSPKEVSYADKKSLRQIIRPKTDGVILKQGNYQATYLPSVWEQLPHFDDFFGSLCQKAGLSGNCLDAHPVIYRYQAEKITRDL
- the purU gene encoding formyltetrahydrofolate deformylase: MEKKARVLIDCRDEKGLVYKISKVFYDRNLNIDNNQEFVDKEIEKFFMRSVVSGMFDVQELSAALKEAIPNDANVRVIEPKPKKIILMVTKESHALGDILIKYADGELDAEIECVISNHDILEELVRRFDIPFFHVPAEGLEREEHERHVMKLVNEFEFDYIVLAKYMRILTPLFVEAYGQKIINIHHSFLPAFIGANPYKQAFERGVKIIGATAHYVTNDLDEGPIIAQDVIAVSHRFEWRDMQRAGRDVEKIVLSRALSLVLSDRVFVNGNKTVVF
- a CDS encoding arginyltransferase, with the protein product MLDYDCAYIPGNSVRMNYKYVPHASKAFATAVIERGWRRFGKYYFHPICNGCNECKSIRINVHDFHYSKSQKKVIKRNKETEILVQKPTLTSSHIALYNKYHSHKHHKDGWQHRNISQREYYENFVEGAHDFGKEVLYVREGKLIGVDLIDILDDGISAIYFYYDPDYADLSLGTYSLLYQIKLAKILDLPWIYLGYWVDGCKAFAYKPKFKPQEILDGFPDVTVNPHWKHWNINNTQ
- a CDS encoding RNA methyltransferase, which encodes MFNIVLVEPQIPPNTGTIGRLCVNLGATLHLVKPLGFDIDDKAVKRAGLDYWDKLDLVVWECFSDFLAAHPVDEHMHLATTKTDNLYFNATFKKGDFILFGSETKGIDEKVLLKNPKQCITVPMGGEGRSLNLGISVGIITYEALRQNYEGFKKITIANSLKEK